The following are from one region of the Acidobacteriota bacterium genome:
- a CDS encoding FecR domain-containing protein has translation MTYMTSTKLAKTLAVWTMLTGVLLIGSASAESKARIVRLSEVQGSVQMDRGTGDGFDKTFLNMPVVEGSRLQTANDGRAEIEFEDGSTLRIVPNSEVEFTRLSLGDDGQKMSTILLTAGMAYVNYRGKRSDEWTLNFGHESVTLNEPAHFRVGLGHDDITLAVIKGRVNVGGQSGSVEVDQKHTATFEVDSDRYDVAKNFEENSYDEWDKEQSEYQDRYASRNSGSNSSPYAYGMSDLNYYGNYMSVPGYGMVWQPFFLDAGWSPYQDGGWAYYPGAGYMWVSSYPWGWMPYRYGNWAYVPGFGWVWQPGYWNTWNALPRVVNPPRRTVVPVPPARSRALVMVGRGLTVNPLPGAQRRVNITPGSAGLGVPRGTVRNLDHVSREVGRNSRAVEVSTEPRGRIAPPSRSSHGNSTSGNTSAASSSSTSSTTPPSRVYSPRTPSPSSRMPSAPPRSSKPH, from the coding sequence ATGACATATATGACAAGCACGAAGTTGGCAAAGACTTTGGCAGTGTGGACGATGCTGACAGGCGTCCTGCTGATCGGTTCCGCGTCGGCGGAATCCAAGGCTCGCATCGTGCGCTTGAGTGAAGTGCAGGGCAGCGTGCAGATGGACCGAGGCACGGGCGACGGATTCGACAAGACATTCCTGAACATGCCGGTCGTGGAAGGATCGCGCCTGCAGACCGCGAATGACGGCCGCGCCGAAATCGAGTTCGAGGACGGCAGTACTCTCCGCATCGTTCCCAATAGCGAAGTGGAATTCACTCGCCTTTCGCTCGGAGACGATGGCCAGAAAATGAGCACGATCCTCCTGACGGCGGGCATGGCCTACGTCAACTATCGCGGCAAGAGATCCGATGAATGGACGTTGAACTTCGGGCATGAGTCCGTCACGCTGAATGAGCCTGCGCATTTCCGCGTCGGCCTTGGGCACGACGATATTACGCTGGCAGTGATCAAAGGCCGCGTGAATGTCGGCGGTCAGTCCGGTTCGGTTGAAGTCGATCAGAAGCACACGGCCACCTTCGAGGTGGACAGCGACCGCTATGATGTCGCCAAGAATTTCGAAGAGAATTCCTACGACGAATGGGACAAAGAGCAGAGCGAGTATCAGGATCGCTATGCCAGCCGCAACTCCGGTAGCAATTCATCTCCCTACGCTTACGGCATGAGCGATCTGAACTATTACGGCAACTACATGTCGGTGCCGGGATACGGCATGGTGTGGCAACCGTTCTTTCTGGATGCCGGTTGGAGCCCATATCAAGACGGCGGCTGGGCCTACTATCCGGGTGCGGGCTACATGTGGGTGTCCTCGTATCCGTGGGGATGGATGCCCTACCGCTACGGCAACTGGGCCTACGTACCCGGGTTTGGCTGGGTGTGGCAGCCGGGCTATTGGAATACCTGGAACGCGTTGCCGCGGGTTGTGAATCCACCGCGCAGAACGGTTGTGCCAGTTCCTCCGGCGCGGAGCCGGGCACTGGTGATGGTGGGAAGAGGTTTGACGGTGAATCCGCTGCCGGGAGCGCAGAGACGGGTCAACATCACACCGGGATCTGCGGGATTGGGCGTTCCGCGCGGAACGGTCCGCAATCTCGACCATGTGTCGCGCGAGGTCGGCAGGAACAGCCGTGCAGTAGAGGTTTCGACCGAGCCGCGTGGACGGATCGCGCCACCGAGCCGGTCCTCGCATGGGAACTCAACGAGCGGAAATACCAGCGCAGCGAGTTCTTCCTCGACTTCGTCGACGACTCCGCCGTCGCGAGTGTACAGTCCACGGACGCCCTCGCCATCGTCGCGGATGCCGTCAGCGCCGCCGCGCAGCAGCAAGCCGCACTAG
- the amrB gene encoding AmmeMemoRadiSam system protein B, producing MTTAIRTPAVAGRFYPCDADELRRDVLQYTAHDEKILIPAIGCIAPHAGYMYSGHVAGTVYSQMEIPRRVIVLCPNHTGMGHPLAIMTRAGWQTPLGEVAADAELGDALLQRFPLLREDSAAHRSEHAIEVQLPFLQTLHPDLSFVPIAVGTSDFNVLHGLGQALADVISAQPAKILIIASSDMNHYESDTITRVKDHKAIERVLALDARGLWETVKKENITMCGFGPSVAMLTAAVQIGAKSATLVKYATSGDVSGDYDQVVGYAGIVVS from the coding sequence ATGACCACCGCGATCCGCACACCGGCCGTCGCTGGACGCTTCTACCCTTGCGACGCCGACGAACTTCGACGCGACGTTTTGCAATACACCGCTCACGACGAAAAAATCCTCATCCCGGCCATCGGTTGCATCGCTCCGCATGCTGGATACATGTATTCCGGCCACGTGGCTGGTACCGTCTATTCACAAATGGAAATTCCGCGCCGCGTGATTGTCCTTTGTCCGAATCACACCGGCATGGGACACCCGCTGGCGATCATGACGCGTGCAGGTTGGCAGACTCCACTGGGCGAAGTCGCGGCTGACGCGGAATTGGGAGATGCCCTGCTGCAACGATTCCCACTTCTTCGTGAGGACAGCGCCGCGCACCGCTCCGAGCATGCGATTGAAGTGCAGCTTCCATTCCTGCAAACGCTTCATCCTGACCTCAGCTTTGTTCCGATTGCCGTGGGGACCAGCGACTTCAACGTTCTTCACGGCCTCGGACAAGCGCTTGCCGACGTGATCTCGGCGCAGCCGGCAAAGATTCTTATCATCGCGTCGAGCGACATGAATCACTATGAATCCGACACGATTACGCGCGTGAAAGACCACAAAGCAATCGAACGCGTGCTCGCCTTGGATGCTCGCGGACTGTGGGAGACCGTCAAGAAGGAAAACATCACCATGTGCGGATTCGGCCCATCCGTTGCAATGCTGACCGCCGCAGTGCAGATTGGTGCAAAATCCGCGACGCTGGTGAAGTACGCGACCTCAGGCGACGTGTCCGGTGACTACGACCAGGTCGTGGGCTATGCCGGAATCGTCGTTTCGTAG
- the rsmA gene encoding ribosomal RNA small subunit methyltransferase A, with product MPERKRVNVPKGGIAQPAQKPKLGQHLLANHGAAVRIVEALGDISQATVLEIGPGRGALTSLLATRGRRIIAVELDRVMAAQLRMKFGTDENVEIIEGDILKIQLDTVFGPKPGLARPGMSFVPDPAYVVGNLPYYITSDIVLRLLEYHRYFSTIVIMVQKEVADRLAASPGSRDYGLLSATTQLYASVENLFTLPPAAFDPPPKVHSSVVRLTIAPQLASLNVADAEFISFLKLSFGQKRKTLWNNLKDHYDPGALKSALAKSGVKPTVRAEALGLDKSAALFRALRDGTP from the coding sequence ATGCCGGAAAGAAAGAGGGTCAACGTGCCTAAGGGAGGGATCGCACAGCCGGCTCAAAAACCCAAGCTGGGGCAACATCTGCTCGCCAATCATGGCGCTGCCGTGCGCATCGTCGAAGCGCTCGGCGACATCTCGCAGGCCACCGTGCTCGAGATCGGTCCCGGACGCGGCGCTCTCACTTCCCTGCTGGCCACGCGCGGACGCCGCATCATCGCCGTTGAACTCGATCGCGTGATGGCCGCGCAACTGCGTATGAAGTTCGGCACCGACGAAAATGTCGAGATCATCGAAGGCGACATCCTGAAGATTCAGCTCGACACCGTCTTTGGACCAAAACCAGGATTGGCGCGTCCGGGAATGAGTTTTGTGCCGGACCCCGCCTACGTCGTCGGCAATCTTCCGTACTACATTACTTCCGACATTGTTTTGCGGCTGCTGGAATATCACCGCTACTTTTCGACGATCGTCATCATGGTGCAGAAGGAAGTCGCGGACCGCCTGGCGGCTTCTCCGGGAAGCCGCGACTATGGCCTGCTTTCGGCGACTACACAGTTGTATGCGAGTGTAGAAAACTTGTTCACGCTGCCGCCCGCGGCGTTCGATCCGCCACCAAAAGTCCATTCCAGCGTTGTGCGTCTCACGATCGCTCCGCAGCTGGCATCGCTGAACGTGGCAGACGCAGAGTTTATTTCTTTTTTGAAATTGTCCTTCGGCCAAAAGCGGAAGACACTCTGGAACAATCTGAAAGATCACTATGATCCTGGCGCCCTGAAATCAGCGCTTGCGAAAAGTGGAGTGAAGCCGACTGTTCGAGCCGAGGCGCTGGGGCTGGATAAGAGTGCGGCGCTGTTTCGGGCGCTGCGAGACGGGACGCCGTAG
- the glgA gene encoding glycogen synthase GlgA, with product MHIAFVASECVPFSKTGGLADVVGALPKALAALGHQVSVYVPRYRQTKLDDPQTVVRSITIPFDDKYRFAQVVTAGNTGGVRFYFVEYPAYFDREALYGSPAGDYPDNAERYYLFTRAVLEASKILGVPHVFHCHDWQSALLPVMLRTEYAEDPAFREVATVFTIHNMGYQGLFPPDILPLLMLPWDLFTMSKMEFFGQVNFLKGALTFSDFITTVSRKYSQEIQTTEYGFGLEGVLRTRAATVAGIVNGVDYDEWSPAADKFLAAKYSPQDLAGKKACKKDLLNTFGLTNADPNTPVIGIVSRFAAQKGFDLISQIADRLAREEMVLAILGSGDKLFEEMFLRLVKQFPNKIALKVAYDNAVAHKIEAGSDMFLMPSRYEPCGLNQIYSLKYGTVPIVRATGGLDDTIEPWDARTGKGTGFKFNDYTGEALLTTIKQALLAYRDQSSWQTLMRNGMSKDFSWGASAREYGKIYDRVRLLRSSAATAVEKALV from the coding sequence ATGCACATCGCCTTCGTCGCTTCTGAGTGTGTTCCCTTTTCAAAAACTGGCGGGTTGGCCGATGTGGTCGGTGCGTTGCCCAAGGCCCTCGCCGCCCTCGGGCATCAAGTCAGCGTTTACGTCCCCCGCTATCGCCAGACCAAACTCGACGATCCGCAAACGGTGGTGCGCAGCATCACGATTCCGTTCGACGACAAGTATCGCTTCGCGCAGGTCGTGACCGCCGGCAATACGGGAGGCGTGCGTTTTTATTTCGTGGAGTATCCCGCGTACTTCGATCGCGAAGCGCTCTACGGCAGCCCGGCTGGCGATTATCCAGATAACGCGGAGCGCTACTACTTGTTTACGCGCGCTGTGCTGGAAGCGTCGAAGATTCTGGGAGTGCCGCACGTGTTTCATTGCCATGACTGGCAGTCGGCGTTGTTACCCGTCATGCTGCGTACGGAATACGCGGAAGATCCTGCGTTCCGCGAAGTCGCGACCGTGTTCACCATCCACAACATGGGATACCAGGGTTTGTTTCCGCCCGACATCCTGCCGCTGCTGATGTTGCCGTGGGATTTGTTCACGATGTCGAAGATGGAATTCTTCGGACAGGTCAATTTCCTGAAAGGCGCGCTGACTTTTTCCGACTTCATCACCACGGTGAGCAGGAAATATTCGCAAGAGATTCAGACGACCGAATACGGATTCGGCCTGGAAGGAGTGCTGCGCACTCGGGCCGCGACCGTCGCCGGAATTGTGAATGGCGTGGATTATGACGAGTGGAGTCCGGCAGCCGACAAGTTTCTCGCCGCGAAATATTCACCGCAGGATCTGGCTGGGAAGAAGGCGTGCAAGAAAGACCTGCTCAACACTTTCGGACTGACAAACGCCGATCCCAATACGCCGGTCATCGGAATCGTCTCGCGCTTCGCCGCGCAGAAGGGCTTCGACCTGATCTCCCAGATCGCGGACCGCCTGGCTCGTGAAGAGATGGTGCTGGCCATTCTCGGATCGGGCGACAAGCTCTTCGAAGAAATGTTCCTGCGGCTGGTGAAACAATTCCCCAACAAAATCGCTCTTAAAGTTGCCTACGACAATGCGGTCGCACACAAGATCGAAGCAGGCTCCGACATGTTCCTGATGCCGTCCCGCTACGAGCCTTGCGGACTGAACCAGATTTACAGCCTCAAGTACGGCACGGTGCCCATTGTTCGCGCCACCGGAGGTCTCGACGACACCATCGAACCCTGGGACGCCCGCACCGGTAAAGGCACTGGCTTCAAGTTCAACGACTACACTGGCGAAGCTCTCCTCACTACCATCAAGCAAGCGCTGCTCGCCTATCGCGACCAGTCGTCCTGGCAAACATTGATGCGCAACGGCATGAGCAAGGATTTTTCGTGGGGAGCGTCGGCGCGGGAGTATGGGAAGATCTACGACCGGGTACGGCTGCTAAGGTCGAGCGCGGCGACGGCGGTGGAGAAGGCGCTGGTGTAG
- a CDS encoding beta-lactamase family protein, with product MSTRRDFLKHGTAALAIVGAPAASNAVITANVLDNSSGQTAGDYSRRLEVARAAAHVTGASFAYWDGKTLNTAVAGVRNSVTGDPVTADTLMHVGSITKLTTAVLVMQLVDEGKIRLDDPAIQHLPDFRIRDMQSLNRITCAMLLNHTSGIDGEWLPEYGPDRERIVDAVERCADLDQLFDPGTETSYNNIAFVVAGYLAQKLRDVSWYTLVKTRIYEPLGMRHSLVDPLDLPRFRVSVGDLTDEATARMVQTTRPFLAPSFAPAGSTQMTTASDLVTFVKALIAGGVGANGVRILSAASATRMSEPTAEFVTVGPSIAKVGLGWMLLPGGVVGHGGGGPGVQSQVFAHPTSGRVAVLLTNCDKGDALITAFLDPIVTSWTGTRASEAPRRIPSVDLAPYHGTYENNADRYIILARDGSLALRTVDKISTYDNSNQHMPDIVMEPLGNDTFRHATPAPGSPAMLMRFVRPRADGKMRFLASDDRLLKRAE from the coding sequence ATGTCAACGCGCCGCGATTTTCTCAAGCACGGTACGGCCGCTCTGGCGATCGTCGGAGCGCCTGCGGCAAGTAACGCTGTCATCACGGCAAACGTTCTCGACAACTCCTCCGGCCAGACGGCGGGCGACTATTCGCGACGGCTTGAAGTAGCGCGAGCGGCCGCCCACGTGACCGGAGCATCCTTCGCCTATTGGGACGGCAAGACGCTGAACACGGCTGTCGCCGGGGTGCGCAACAGCGTGACTGGAGATCCCGTCACGGCCGACACGCTCATGCATGTTGGCTCAATCACGAAGCTGACTACTGCGGTCCTAGTCATGCAACTTGTCGATGAAGGCAAAATCAGGCTGGACGACCCGGCGATCCAACATCTGCCAGACTTCCGTATTCGCGACATGCAGTCGCTGAATCGCATCACGTGCGCGATGCTCTTGAATCACACGAGCGGAATTGACGGCGAATGGCTGCCGGAGTACGGGCCTGATCGCGAGCGAATCGTGGATGCAGTTGAGCGCTGCGCCGATCTCGATCAGCTATTCGATCCGGGAACGGAGACTTCTTACAACAATATTGCGTTTGTCGTCGCCGGATACCTGGCGCAGAAGTTGCGGGACGTGAGCTGGTACACGCTGGTCAAGACCCGCATCTATGAGCCGCTTGGGATGCGGCACTCCCTGGTCGATCCTCTGGATCTGCCGCGCTTTCGTGTCAGCGTTGGCGACCTTACCGATGAGGCAACCGCCAGAATGGTACAGACCACGCGCCCGTTCTTGGCACCCAGCTTCGCGCCAGCCGGCTCCACGCAGATGACCACGGCAAGTGATCTGGTGACGTTTGTCAAAGCTCTGATCGCCGGTGGCGTGGGCGCGAATGGGGTTCGCATCCTTTCCGCCGCGTCAGCCACGCGTATGTCAGAGCCGACCGCCGAGTTCGTAACGGTTGGCCCGTCGATAGCAAAGGTAGGGTTGGGATGGATGCTTCTGCCCGGCGGCGTGGTCGGACACGGCGGTGGTGGTCCGGGCGTGCAGTCTCAGGTGTTTGCACATCCCACCAGCGGCCGTGTCGCCGTGCTCCTCACCAATTGCGATAAGGGCGATGCGTTGATTACGGCTTTTCTCGATCCAATCGTGACGTCCTGGACCGGGACTAGAGCTTCGGAGGCGCCACGTCGCATCCCGTCTGTCGATCTCGCTCCCTATCATGGCACCTATGAAAACAATGCCGACCGCTACATCATCCTGGCCCGCGATGGCAGTCTTGCGCTGCGAACGGTCGATAAGATCTCTACGTATGACAATTCCAACCAGCATATGCCCGACATTGTGATGGAGCCACTCGGCAATGACACGTTCCGGCACGCGACGCCGGCGCCGGGCAGTCCGGCCATGCTCATGCGTTTCGTTCGACCGCGCGCCGACGGGAAGATGCGCTTCCTCGCCAGTGACGACCGATTGCTGAAGCGGGCAGAATGA
- a CDS encoding Gfo/Idh/MocA family oxidoreductase: MPWPKILSDNIHYAIRSPLVHRYIRLIALLAVTTILPAKFMAQTPAQPAGKPLRVAIVGLVHGHVGGFLESALKRSDIQIVGVAEPDQQIAQRRANEFKLDSQLLYSDVEKMLTSVHAQAVLVYTDTRDHRRIVEVAARHGIPVMMEKPLAVSLDDALAIQRAADAAHIAVLVNYETTWYPSNNAVYQLVRDGALGDIRKVVIHDGHKGPQEIGVEPEFLAWLTDPARDGGGALFDFGCYGADLMTWLMQGATPLAVTAVTQQIKPKIYPHVDDEATIILTYPRAQAILQASWNWPFDRKDMEVYGETGQAITVRRDDVRVRRKGDDAERQQAAPALAAPYNDSISYLIAVVSGEIKPAGLSALDTNVTVVRILDAARESAKTGRTIRLAER, encoded by the coding sequence ATGCCCTGGCCAAAAATTCTCTCGGATAACATACACTACGCGATCAGGAGCCCTCTCGTGCATAGGTACATCCGCCTCATCGCACTCCTCGCCGTGACAACAATCCTGCCCGCGAAATTTATGGCGCAGACTCCCGCTCAACCAGCCGGCAAACCTCTACGCGTTGCCATCGTCGGGCTGGTGCATGGGCACGTCGGCGGATTCCTGGAATCCGCGCTGAAGCGCAGCGACATTCAGATTGTCGGCGTTGCCGAACCGGATCAGCAGATTGCGCAACGTCGCGCCAACGAGTTCAAACTCGATTCACAATTGCTGTATAGCGATGTGGAAAAGATGCTTACGTCGGTGCATGCGCAGGCCGTATTGGTGTATACCGACACGCGCGATCATCGCCGCATTGTGGAAGTGGCCGCACGTCATGGCATTCCGGTCATGATGGAAAAGCCGCTGGCCGTCAGCCTGGACGACGCGCTGGCCATCCAGCGAGCAGCCGACGCGGCGCACATCGCTGTACTGGTGAACTACGAGACGACGTGGTATCCCAGCAACAATGCCGTTTATCAACTGGTGCGCGACGGGGCGCTCGGCGACATTCGGAAAGTTGTCATCCACGACGGGCACAAGGGGCCGCAGGAGATCGGAGTCGAACCGGAATTCCTTGCTTGGTTGACCGATCCGGCGCGCGACGGCGGCGGAGCGCTGTTCGATTTCGGATGTTACGGCGCCGACCTGATGACGTGGCTGATGCAGGGCGCAACGCCGCTTGCCGTGACGGCGGTCACGCAGCAAATCAAGCCGAAGATTTATCCGCACGTGGATGATGAGGCGACCATCATCCTCACGTACCCGAGGGCGCAAGCCATTTTGCAGGCGTCATGGAACTGGCCGTTCGACCGCAAGGACATGGAAGTTTATGGAGAGACCGGCCAGGCGATCACCGTCCGCCGCGACGACGTCCGCGTCCGCCGCAAAGGAGACGATGCCGAGCGGCAGCAGGCAGCCCCGGCGCTCGCCGCTCCATACAACGATTCCATCTCCTACCTGATCGCGGTCGTCTCGGGAGAGATCAAGCCCGCGGGGCTCTCGGCGCTCGATACGAATGTGACGGTGGTCCGCATTCTGGACGCTGCGCGTGAGTCGGCGAAAACCGGAAGGACAATCAGGCTCGCCGAGCGTTGA
- a CDS encoding tetratricopeptide repeat protein: protein MKSLYRNVRIFLALLVVGTCMGQAVRAQSAAMSGDAQALVKQGQKLNSEGKQDEALKLYQEAMAKSPDLYEAHLESGIALDMKGDYTAARVHLKKAIEVAPADQKNRALRVMAFSYAFESNAAEAEKYEKQVFDASMTMPKPDYESAAGVANELARIKLESGDIDGAATWYKTGYDTALRIPDLKDTDKSVWAFRWAHAQARIAARRGQREEAQKQVAAAKAALDKANNPAQAIFFPYLTGYVAFYAGDYKTAITELGKANQEDAFILMLLAQSYEKTGDAAHAKEYYNKVMANNGHGPTNAFARPVARKKLAGG from the coding sequence ATGAAATCTCTTTATCGGAATGTTCGCATTTTTCTAGCGTTGCTTGTTGTGGGGACTTGCATGGGGCAAGCGGTGAGGGCGCAGTCGGCGGCAATGTCCGGCGATGCGCAGGCGCTGGTGAAACAGGGGCAAAAGCTCAACAGCGAAGGCAAACAAGACGAGGCGCTGAAGCTGTATCAGGAAGCGATGGCAAAGTCTCCAGATTTGTACGAGGCGCATCTGGAATCAGGAATTGCGCTCGACATGAAGGGCGACTACACAGCGGCGCGCGTGCATCTTAAGAAGGCGATCGAAGTCGCTCCGGCAGACCAGAAGAATCGCGCCTTGCGCGTGATGGCGTTCTCGTATGCGTTCGAGAGTAATGCGGCAGAGGCGGAGAAATACGAGAAGCAGGTGTTCGACGCTTCGATGACAATGCCCAAGCCGGACTACGAGTCCGCGGCGGGAGTGGCCAACGAGTTGGCGCGCATCAAGCTCGAATCCGGCGACATCGACGGCGCAGCCACCTGGTACAAGACCGGCTACGACACCGCGCTGCGTATTCCTGACTTAAAAGATACCGACAAGAGCGTGTGGGCATTCCGCTGGGCGCACGCCCAGGCCCGCATTGCGGCGCGGCGCGGACAGCGCGAAGAAGCGCAGAAGCAGGTAGCAGCGGCGAAAGCGGCGCTCGACAAGGCGAACAATCCGGCTCAGGCCATTTTCTTTCCCTATCTGACCGGATATGTCGCGTTCTATGCCGGCGACTACAAGACGGCAATCACGGAACTGGGAAAGGCGAATCAGGAAGATGCGTTCATCCTGATGCTGCTCGCGCAGTCCTACGAGAAGACGGGCGACGCAGCGCACGCCAAGGAGTACTACAACAAGGTCATGGCGAACAACGGGCACGGTCCGACGAATGCGTTCGCGCGTCCGGTAGCGCGGAAAAAGCTGGCGGGCGGATAA
- a CDS encoding biopolymer transporter ExbD — MSALPNRAVIGGVVMLLVLLPTFIMINQKVPAKGIYVRLAPGHDPDPLECLEGPIVVRVSESSQMLLNGKQLSRDQLEPALKAALRRRKNWEVFVEGDDSAPYADPMFAIDVINSLHAKAVILTAKAKAQIAAAHCR; from the coding sequence ATGTCCGCGCTCCCGAACCGCGCTGTCATTGGGGGTGTCGTGATGCTGCTTGTGCTGCTCCCTACCTTCATCATGATTAACCAGAAAGTTCCGGCCAAGGGTATCTATGTGCGACTGGCGCCAGGGCACGATCCGGATCCACTGGAGTGTCTGGAGGGCCCCATCGTAGTCAGAGTGAGTGAATCGAGTCAAATGCTGTTGAACGGAAAGCAACTGAGTCGGGACCAACTTGAGCCGGCCCTAAAAGCCGCACTCCGCCGGAGAAAAAACTGGGAAGTGTTCGTCGAGGGCGATGACTCCGCACCCTATGCTGATCCGATGTTCGCGATTGATGTCATCAATTCTCTGCATGCCAAGGCCGTAATTCTGACTGCCAAAGCAAAAGCACAGATTGCAGCGGCTCACTGTCGTTGA
- the dinB gene encoding DNA polymerase IV gives MPSTRTIFHVDMDAFFVSVEELYDPSLKGKPVVVGGQRDERGVVSAASYAARKFGVHSAMPLRTAAKLCPQAVFVNGHPERYREYSGRVHEVLCRFSPQVEMASVDEAYLDMTGTERLHGLPLRSAHRLHEAMKASTQLNCSIGIGTSRLIAKVGSAKAKPNGVIWVLPSQEAKFLAPLDVRDIPGVGKVMEQKLHAMGIERVGDLARLEEGDLEERFGKWGLALAGKSRGEDAGGWFDTAVGEDSGAKSISHEHTYNEDTAQLDRLQSTLMRLSEMVGRRLREGGYFARTIQLKLRYSDFTTLTRAHSLEQPTQLDTEIYEEIHQLFLHNWKKGSPIRLLGVQASHFEASGSQLDLLEPARDERWKKVLAAADHLRDKFGESTIGLATGLRGGFRERTHENPVALPGKKPRQKPDGAK, from the coding sequence ATGCCTTCCACCCGCACCATCTTCCACGTCGATATGGACGCCTTCTTCGTCTCCGTGGAGGAACTGTACGATCCGTCGCTCAAAGGAAAGCCCGTCGTAGTCGGCGGACAGCGCGACGAGCGCGGCGTGGTTTCGGCGGCTTCGTACGCGGCGCGGAAATTCGGCGTACATTCGGCAATGCCTCTGCGCACGGCGGCGAAGCTTTGTCCGCAGGCCGTCTTTGTCAACGGGCATCCGGAACGTTACCGCGAATACTCAGGACGCGTCCACGAGGTGCTGTGCCGTTTCTCTCCGCAGGTGGAAATGGCGTCAGTGGACGAAGCCTATCTCGACATGACCGGCACGGAGCGCTTGCACGGGCTCCCGTTGCGATCGGCGCATCGCCTGCATGAGGCGATGAAGGCGTCGACGCAATTGAATTGCTCGATCGGCATCGGGACGTCACGTCTGATCGCCAAGGTCGGATCGGCAAAAGCCAAGCCCAACGGCGTGATCTGGGTGCTGCCATCGCAGGAAGCAAAGTTCCTTGCGCCACTCGATGTGCGCGATATTCCCGGTGTCGGCAAAGTGATGGAACAGAAACTGCACGCGATGGGTATTGAACGTGTCGGCGATCTGGCTCGACTGGAAGAAGGCGACCTCGAAGAGCGTTTCGGAAAATGGGGACTCGCGCTCGCGGGGAAATCACGCGGAGAAGATGCTGGGGGATGGTTTGACACCGCAGTCGGCGAGGACAGCGGCGCAAAGTCCATCAGCCACGAACACACGTACAACGAAGACACCGCCCAACTCGACCGGTTGCAGTCCACGCTGATGCGCTTGAGCGAGATGGTCGGCCGCCGCCTGCGCGAAGGCGGATATTTTGCGCGGACGATCCAACTCAAACTGCGCTACTCAGACTTCACCACGCTGACTCGGGCTCACTCACTCGAGCAACCCACACAGCTCGACACTGAGATCTATGAAGAGATACACCAGCTTTTCCTGCACAACTGGAAAAAGGGATCCCCGATACGACTCCTCGGCGTACAGGCATCGCACTTCGAAGCGAGTGGTTCGCAGCTTGATTTATTGGAGCCTGCGCGGGACGAACGCTGGAAGAAGGTGCTGGCCGCCGCCGACCATCTGCGCGATAAGTTTGGCGAGTCGACGATTGGACTGGCGACCGGCTTGAGAGGCGGTTTCCGCGAGCGGACGCATGAGAATCCGGTCGCGTTGCCGGGAAAGAAGCCGCGGCAGAAACCGGATGGTGCCAAGTGA
- a CDS encoding substrate-binding domain-containing protein encodes MFIVPLLDCGAAHSADELYILVSANIQVPYWKAAGAGLAQAASQLQVKSDFVGPDEYDPKAEKEAFEKALTKKPTGILVSAADAKLLTESIDKAIAAGIPVITIDSDAPDSKRLFFIGTNNYQAGLAGGTRLAAELKGKGNVVIFTMPAQANMAERLNGFRAALDSHPQIKIARVVDIAGDPRIVFDTTTEILGKERDKIDAFVCLEAQGGKEVATVLSSNKITGKVVIAMDTDPDTLEWIRKGVIAATISQKPYTMTYFGLRVLDEFYHNKLNSLSGDFAKDSFAPVPAFVDTGSALVDKANVEAFVQMKQAATGGKN; translated from the coding sequence ATGTTCATCGTTCCTCTTCTTGATTGCGGTGCGGCACATTCCGCTGACGAACTTTACATTCTCGTTTCCGCCAATATTCAGGTGCCGTATTGGAAGGCGGCGGGCGCGGGACTGGCGCAGGCGGCTTCCCAACTGCAAGTGAAATCCGATTTTGTCGGACCTGACGAATACGATCCCAAAGCTGAAAAGGAGGCTTTCGAAAAAGCGTTAACGAAAAAGCCGACCGGTATTCTGGTGTCGGCAGCGGACGCGAAGTTGCTTACCGAGAGCATCGACAAAGCGATTGCCGCGGGCATTCCGGTGATCACCATCGACTCCGACGCGCCGGACAGCAAGCGCCTGTTTTTTATCGGGACCAACAATTACCAGGCAGGACTCGCCGGTGGAACTCGTCTTGCAGCGGAACTCAAGGGTAAAGGAAACGTCGTCATATTCACGATGCCGGCGCAGGCAAATATGGCGGAACGCTTGAATGGGTTCCGCGCGGCGCTGGATAGTCATCCACAGATCAAGATCGCGCGTGTCGTCGACATCGCGGGCGACCCTCGCATCGTTTTCGATACCACTACCGAGATTCTCGGCAAGGAACGCGACAAGATTGATGCGTTCGTGTGCCTGGAGGCGCAAGGTGGCAAGGAAGTGGCCACCGTTCTGAGTTCGAACAAAATTACGGGCAAAGTTGTAATCGCAATGGATACCGATCCCGACACGCTGGAGTGGATTCGCAAAGGCGTGATTGCAGCGACCATCTCACAAAAGCCTTACACGATGACCTATTTCGGACTGCGCGTGCTCGACGAGTTCTATCACAACAAACTGAATTCGCTGTCCGGGGATTTTGCCAAAGACAGCTTTGCGCCGGTGCCTGCATTCGTGGATACAGGATCCGCCCTGGTGGACAAGGCCAACGTGGAAGCGTTCGTCCAAATGAAACAGGCGGCGACGGGCGGGAAGAATTAA